From the Bacteroidia bacterium genome, the window TTTATCAATATGCTTCTCAAAAAACTCAGAGCCGCTTAAAACAAAACCGCATGTGCCGCTCAACTCGTTGTAAAATGTAATGAAAAAAGTAAGTGTGTTGTCTTTGAGTTTATCCGCCTCGTCAATGATGAGCAGTGGCCGAGTCATTTTGCGAAGGGCGGATATGATTTCCTCCACCATTTCAGGAATGCCTTGCAAATGAATAGGCTTTAATCCCATTGCAGCTTTCACTT encodes:
- a CDS encoding ATP-binding protein; translated protein: MISAKKTFLIKVKAAMGLKPIHLQGIPEMVEEIISALRKMTRPLLIIDEADKLKDNTLTFFITFYNELSGTCGFVLSGSEFFEKHIDKFSRLNKKGYREIYSRFGGEFLHLYDLTEERTRDIIAMPTALMTKNQL